A single region of the Accipiter gentilis chromosome 6, bAccGen1.1, whole genome shotgun sequence genome encodes:
- the ST6GAL1 gene encoding beta-galactoside alpha-2,6-sialyltransferase 1 isoform X1, whose amino-acid sequence MKDQLPALCLASHLDAPYTMVHINVLKKLMFVLVVILVALTVCLWREMRRSYYVPFKTENDDSQVHRTSEKWIPLKSQGLFHEAASELGQIPKTWFGNHNKVKDSISGRAKKSKKAADSVKVWDKDSSSRNLIPRLQKVRKNYLSMNKYNVTYNGKRNTAKLSPEKLLCQLRDRVNVTMIQGSDGPFDTSEWQQYLPGKSLNETVGRLGRCAVVSSAGSLKSSHLGQEIDSHDAVLRFNGAPIKGFQEDVGQKTTIRLVNSQLITVEEQQFLREALYNTGILIVWDPAPYHAEIDEWYRKPDYNFFESYKLYRSAHPEQPFYILNPKMQWQLWDILQENSLEHIQPNPPSSGMLGIVIMMTLCDEVDVYEFLPSKRQTDICHYYQKFHDRACTMGAYHPLLFEKNLVKHINQGTDEDIYIQGKVTLPGFRNVHC is encoded by the exons GACCAGCTTCCTGCCCTGTGTTTAGCATCCCATTTGGATGCACCGTACACTATGGTTCACATCAATGTGTTGAAAAAATTGATGTTTGTTCTCGTGGTGATACTGGTAGCGCTGACAGTTTGCTTGTGGAGAGAGATGAGAAGAAGCTACTATGTTCCTTTCAAGACCGAGAACGATGATTCACAGGTTCACAGGACTTCGGAAAAGTGGATCCCACTTAAATCACAGGGCCTCTTCCATGAAGCAGCCAGTGAACTGGGTCAGATACCCAAAACATGGTTTGGTAACCACAACAAAGTAAAAGACAGCATCTCTGGAAGAGCCAAAAAGTCCAAGAAAGCAGCAGACTCTGTGAAGGTATGGGATAAGGACAGCTCATCCAGAAATCTCATACCGAGGTTGCAGAAGGTCAGAAAAAACTACTTGTCCATGAACAAGTACAATGTGACTTACAACGGGAAGAGGAACACTGCTAAACTCAGCCCAGAGAAGCTGCTCTGCCAGCTACGGGACAGGGTGAATGTGACCATGATACAGGGATCAGATGGTCCTTTTGATacctctgaatggcagcaatACCTACCAGGGAAAAGCCTCAATGAAACAGTGGGCCGCCTGGGTCGCTGTGCCGTTGTGTCCTCAGCAGGGTCTCTGAAATCATCTCATTTGGGACAAGAGATAG ataGCCATGATGCTGTTTTGCGATTCAATGGGGCTCCTATCAAGGGGTTTCAAGAAGATGTGGGGCAAAAGACAACAATTCGTCTTGTGAACTCCCAG cTCATAACTGTTGAGGAGCAGCAGTTCCTGAGGGAAGCACTATATAACACTGGAATCTTAATTGTCTGGGATCCAGCACCATATCATGCAGAAATTGATGAG tggTACAGAAAACCAGACTACAACTTTTTTGAAAGCTATAAGTTGTATCGTAGTGCACATCCAGAGCAGCCCTTCTATATCCTGAATCCAAAAATGCAGTGGCAACTCTGGGATATTCTGCAGGAGAATTCCCTGGAGCATATTCAACCTAACCCACCATCATCAGGAATGCTTG GCATCGTGATCATGATGACACTCTGTGATGAAGTGGACGTGTATGAATTTCTCCCTTCTAAACGGCAGACGGACATTTGCCACTATTACCAGAAGTTTCATGACCGTGCCTGTACCATGGGAGCTTACCACCCCCTCCTGTTTGAGAAAAACTTGGTGAAGCACATAAACCAGGGCACAGATGAGGACATTTATATTCAAGGGAAAGTTACTTTGCCCGGCTTCCGAAATGTGCATTGCTAG
- the ST6GAL1 gene encoding beta-galactoside alpha-2,6-sialyltransferase 1 isoform X2, producing the protein MVHINVLKKLMFVLVVILVALTVCLWREMRRSYYVPFKTENDDSQVHRTSEKWIPLKSQGLFHEAASELGQIPKTWFGNHNKVKDSISGRAKKSKKAADSVKVWDKDSSSRNLIPRLQKVRKNYLSMNKYNVTYNGKRNTAKLSPEKLLCQLRDRVNVTMIQGSDGPFDTSEWQQYLPGKSLNETVGRLGRCAVVSSAGSLKSSHLGQEIDSHDAVLRFNGAPIKGFQEDVGQKTTIRLVNSQLITVEEQQFLREALYNTGILIVWDPAPYHAEIDEWYRKPDYNFFESYKLYRSAHPEQPFYILNPKMQWQLWDILQENSLEHIQPNPPSSGMLGIVIMMTLCDEVDVYEFLPSKRQTDICHYYQKFHDRACTMGAYHPLLFEKNLVKHINQGTDEDIYIQGKVTLPGFRNVHC; encoded by the exons ATGGTTCACATCAATGTGTTGAAAAAATTGATGTTTGTTCTCGTGGTGATACTGGTAGCGCTGACAGTTTGCTTGTGGAGAGAGATGAGAAGAAGCTACTATGTTCCTTTCAAGACCGAGAACGATGATTCACAGGTTCACAGGACTTCGGAAAAGTGGATCCCACTTAAATCACAGGGCCTCTTCCATGAAGCAGCCAGTGAACTGGGTCAGATACCCAAAACATGGTTTGGTAACCACAACAAAGTAAAAGACAGCATCTCTGGAAGAGCCAAAAAGTCCAAGAAAGCAGCAGACTCTGTGAAGGTATGGGATAAGGACAGCTCATCCAGAAATCTCATACCGAGGTTGCAGAAGGTCAGAAAAAACTACTTGTCCATGAACAAGTACAATGTGACTTACAACGGGAAGAGGAACACTGCTAAACTCAGCCCAGAGAAGCTGCTCTGCCAGCTACGGGACAGGGTGAATGTGACCATGATACAGGGATCAGATGGTCCTTTTGATacctctgaatggcagcaatACCTACCAGGGAAAAGCCTCAATGAAACAGTGGGCCGCCTGGGTCGCTGTGCCGTTGTGTCCTCAGCAGGGTCTCTGAAATCATCTCATTTGGGACAAGAGATAG ataGCCATGATGCTGTTTTGCGATTCAATGGGGCTCCTATCAAGGGGTTTCAAGAAGATGTGGGGCAAAAGACAACAATTCGTCTTGTGAACTCCCAG cTCATAACTGTTGAGGAGCAGCAGTTCCTGAGGGAAGCACTATATAACACTGGAATCTTAATTGTCTGGGATCCAGCACCATATCATGCAGAAATTGATGAG tggTACAGAAAACCAGACTACAACTTTTTTGAAAGCTATAAGTTGTATCGTAGTGCACATCCAGAGCAGCCCTTCTATATCCTGAATCCAAAAATGCAGTGGCAACTCTGGGATATTCTGCAGGAGAATTCCCTGGAGCATATTCAACCTAACCCACCATCATCAGGAATGCTTG GCATCGTGATCATGATGACACTCTGTGATGAAGTGGACGTGTATGAATTTCTCCCTTCTAAACGGCAGACGGACATTTGCCACTATTACCAGAAGTTTCATGACCGTGCCTGTACCATGGGAGCTTACCACCCCCTCCTGTTTGAGAAAAACTTGGTGAAGCACATAAACCAGGGCACAGATGAGGACATTTATATTCAAGGGAAAGTTACTTTGCCCGGCTTCCGAAATGTGCATTGCTAG
- the ST6GAL1 gene encoding beta-galactoside alpha-2,6-sialyltransferase 1 isoform X3 codes for MKLITVEEQQFLREALYNTGILIVWDPAPYHAEIDEWYRKPDYNFFESYKLYRSAHPEQPFYILNPKMQWQLWDILQENSLEHIQPNPPSSGMLGIVIMMTLCDEVDVYEFLPSKRQTDICHYYQKFHDRACTMGAYHPLLFEKNLVKHINQGTDEDIYIQGKVTLPGFRNVHC; via the exons cTCATAACTGTTGAGGAGCAGCAGTTCCTGAGGGAAGCACTATATAACACTGGAATCTTAATTGTCTGGGATCCAGCACCATATCATGCAGAAATTGATGAG tggTACAGAAAACCAGACTACAACTTTTTTGAAAGCTATAAGTTGTATCGTAGTGCACATCCAGAGCAGCCCTTCTATATCCTGAATCCAAAAATGCAGTGGCAACTCTGGGATATTCTGCAGGAGAATTCCCTGGAGCATATTCAACCTAACCCACCATCATCAGGAATGCTTG GCATCGTGATCATGATGACACTCTGTGATGAAGTGGACGTGTATGAATTTCTCCCTTCTAAACGGCAGACGGACATTTGCCACTATTACCAGAAGTTTCATGACCGTGCCTGTACCATGGGAGCTTACCACCCCCTCCTGTTTGAGAAAAACTTGGTGAAGCACATAAACCAGGGCACAGATGAGGACATTTATATTCAAGGGAAAGTTACTTTGCCCGGCTTCCGAAATGTGCATTGCTAG